A stretch of DNA from Polyodon spathula isolate WHYD16114869_AA chromosome 20, ASM1765450v1, whole genome shotgun sequence:
AATGCTCCATTTACATTCTTTATAAACAGGGTTGACAGTAAGAAACACAGATCAAGGTTGTAGcttatgaagaaaaaataatacacagtagATATGGTTGGTTCATTTACCTTCCCCCTGGTTGTGTTCCGTGGGGATATGAGCAACGCTGACCACTCTGGCAATGGTGGCAGATGCTGGAAAGATCCTGCTCCTCATTTGGGCAAACATGATTCCTACCTGTTCCCTTACCTCCTGCTGCCAGTAGGCATACACAAGCGGGTTGAGCAGGGAGTTGGAAAGCCCTAGGAGCCACAAATAGTTCTCGATCACTTGATAAAGATGGCATCCCTCACAGAATGCCTGTACAACGCTGGTCATAAAGAATGGTGTCCAGGAGATGGTGAAACAGCCCACCAGGATAGCCACTGTCCGCAGAGCTTTCATGTCTCTTGTGTAGTGTCCAGTCTGAGCTTGGTGGGAGCCTGCACGTTGAGTCTCTCTGATCTGCCGCTCGTGTGAGTAAGCAATCTTTAAAATGTCACAGTagaagaaaatgaagaccaagaAGACAGGAAAAAATGCCACACAGAAGACAATAATCATGTCCTTGGGGCGCACCACTAAGAATAAAGCACAGAAACCATCATAGTTTTGCTCATTCTGGAGCTCCTTCACCATCACGGGCAAAAACCCCATCAAGAAGCAGAATAGCCACAGACCAGAGAGGCATGCAGCCAGTGTGCGGGTGGTCATGATGTTAATGTACCGGAGGGGCAGCTTGATGGCCAGGTAGCGGTCGAAGGCAATCAAGAACATGGTGAGGATGGAGGCAGCGCAGGGAGATGTCACACAGGCCAATCGCAAAAGGCATCCAGTCTTATGTGTCAAAGAAGCATGGGCATTGAAGAGCTCTGTGGCGATCCCAGTTACTCCGATACCCACTAGGATATCGGCCACAGCCAGGTTCAGCACAAAGTACCAGCTCATGCTCCCCTTTTTATGAATGAGGAGCAGCAGTGCTGCTGCTATCAGGAGGTTGGTGCCAATGATGAGGACAGACGAAACGGTCAGGATCCAGGCGATGATGGTATGGTTCATGCTGCTGTTTTAGGAGAAATCCTCTTTTTCATAATCAGCAACAGAAATGCTCTCAGGCCCGTCATGACCGAATGTTGTTACTGTCCTGGCTAAGTGACGTTTGTTAAATTcttcctgctgtttttttttttggatgaattCTCCAGCGTACACATACACCAACACTCCCTCTCACACAGTTTTCAGTGGACATCAGCTGTTTTAAAATCCTGGTTACAGTGCTGCATTGTGGCAGATATTGCATGTAGATTAATATTTAGTTAGCATGCATGTATCACACATGCCCACAAAAATATACAATCAAATGTTTGAACTGCTCTCCTCTGTTTTCTTATTCTTCTGTTCCTATTCAGCAGCTTAGTAACTCAAACACTGTTTACTGTCACTTCAGCATCTGGAGTCTTCTGTGGCCTCAAGGTCTTTAACCCCAGCCCTGCACAGACTGAAATCTGATTACAGTCCAGACTTCGTCTCTACAGCTGGAATGTCTTTGTGCTCAAAATAACATCTTTTCTTCATAAGTGTTAGAGGTGAATGCTGtggaataattattatttttagttggtGTAATGGGCggtttctctccctctccctcttcctgtGAGTTTGTTGGTTTTGGGCAGTGGGATGTTCACAGTGTTAACAGCAAACACCTTCACTTGTTGATACCAGTACTCAGAACCCTCCCCTCTCTGGCCACTCCATGGTTACTAGACAGCAACACACTTTCTGTGATAAGCCTGCTTTTTATTGGTCTTGGTTGGTTCTATGATCCAGCGTACAACTGTGTTCCGAGCCTTCATACTTGTTGACATGTTTTATCTCTCTAATACACTCCAGCCTCATTAGAACGCATCAgctcatatttgtttacattgagtGGCTGCCAGTTTGCTAATTAGTCACACCTGCATGCTTTCTGGGTTTATATCTTGAAGAATTCTGACCGTTTTTTCTTTTGCTAATCCTCAGATAACCtgtaaaaaaacagcaaataggAAGCTAGTCTCATGTGGTGCTTCGTTAATTTCATTGTAGAATAAACCCTGTGTCTGCCATCCCATTGGTCAAGGTGGCTACCCTAAATCTAGCAGCACTACTTCCACAATGTTTTATAATTAATGCCCATATAAAACAGGTAAACGAAGTACAGTAAAACTTTGATTAACCGAACACCTCTGTTAGCCGAACAGTACCTTGTTACCAGAACAGTGCAGAATTGTAGGTTATATTTTTTACAGGTAAAGGGGTGAATGACATCTTTTTATGAGAtttcttgattgggaaagtcGTGTAAAACATTTCGCTGTCATAATTTGATTATCAGAACAATTCGATTATCCAAACTCCCCCTGGTCTCAGTTAGTTTGGATACAGAAGTGTTCCTGTACACGTAATGCAAATCAACTTAATTCTGGGAGGCCCAGAGTATGTAGCGTCTCAAATATCTGTTCATCGATCACTTTGAGTCATCAAAACCACTCTCAAAGTTTATGATGGAGATGCTTTACAAAATGATGTAAgcactaaaacatttttacagtgtcTTTCCTCTGTTGTAAAGCAACTAAATTATTTATGACGTAACAATACATTTCACAAAAGGCTTCCCGATGCCACTTAGAACTGGATAACTGAATTGATCAGTTATTTGTCATCCCGTAACACTCAACCCAGTCTTTGTGATGTTGGCGCACAGAAATACCTTTTCAGCTGAAACACTGACGCCTAAATGTGCCCCATTTTCATAACCCAGTTcagaacaaacacaacactcctGCACAATGTTGGAATGCTATTCAAAGCTACTAGAGTTTTCAGCTCCATTTAGCTGAAACTCTGTTGTCAGCGTTTATACTGACAGCAGCACTAAACCGGTCAGATATCCAGGCCTCTAATTGGACTCCTCTGCTGCCCTGCGCTCACCTGAAAGCCAGTTTTCCTACTGCTGAAAGTTTTGGCTATGAAGCTTTGTCAAGTTGTTTTATGTTCTTTGGAAGACATACGCCAGTTGCTtgtttaatgctgttttttttctgagctgAAAATGTCCTTGAAGAGAAGACTTCTCTCGGTGCTGCTCTGCTGCCTCTCCTGTTTTGCCTCGCTCTTCTGCCTCAGCCCAGACCGCAACAACTGCATGTTGCTCAGTGCCCAGTGAGTCAGTGCACCTTCTCTGGTCCAGATCTTATTAGCTTGGTTCTCATTGTGTTAGTTCTCCATTTAGAGATAACGAACTATAATAACTAGAACAAACAACGCAATGcactttcaaataaacacaaactagTGGACGGTATGGTTTTGGTCTTTTGATGAAGACGATTAGTAGGTTCACAATGGGGTTATTGCTTGCTGGAGAGTTTGTTTCGCTGTGAAGAAGAGACTTTTCCAAATCTCTCTCTTCTCTAACCAGGTCTACACCAAGTTGTTGCTATTGTAGATGTGTAGGTGTTGCTGGTGATTTGCCATCAGTGACACAACTTGTTGGGAGTAGGTTGTTAGTGGATTTGGGACCCTGGTGTTTCCTAACTTGTACATATATTCAAGCATCTTATTGCTTAGCTGTAGATCCTCATGCTTAATCGTACAAATCCACTCACAAACATACACTTCCTGTCAAACACACCTGGTCACAGAAACACATACATATAGCCTAAAAAGCTAGTGATAATCTTGTTAAACACTGATTATAGTTGTTTTGCTAAGTCCAGTGACCACTGTTATCCACTATTCTGTAAAGTCAAAATGTCCTCTGAAATTACAATGCAGGTTGATAAAACTGAGTCTGGAAGATAAACATCagacactgaaaaatacattttattaaacatttgtcCATAGGCTGAATTCAGATGTATCACGATATGTAGCTATCAAGACTGCATGTGTCATGACAAATAACAGTGTGgaattttattgcattttgtattgtatgcTGCAAATACCTCACACCAATAGTATATGAAAATgtgatttttcattttgtatttcaggAATCCGCTCTCTACATTTCACCATCTGTGCCAAAGGGCTCTCCGGCTATTGCGGACAGCTTTGTGAACATGGAAGCTTAGGAACGAACTCTCTAGCTGCCCTGCCTCCTGAAGAAATATTTGATATTGATGCGTTTTAATTGAGCTTTCTTTCCTGACTGTGGACTATTAATACTTTATGGCCTGGCTTTTTCATTGGGggaaaaactgaaatgaaataataaaacattcaccTTTTTTCAAACGGATTACATCCGCCTTACGTAGTTCCATTTTTATGTTTCAGACACAAAGGATTTCGGCTGCTGAGGgttactttattattgtttttccgCAGGATTTATTTCCCCCTGTTTTGCATGCTTCAAATCATAAACCAGTCTGATCTGATTAGCATGGCTGTTAAAAAGCCTTTAACTACACGagataaaacctgataaaacagcaagagaaaggGCCCTCACTTTTCCACTTATTATCATTTACTTTTCTTTACGTTGGTTAATGCTTTAAGTGGAGGTTtgatctaattttttttttatctgataaatgttcaaataaagcagaagtaacatttaaaagcaatttaaaagatATGACTGTAGTACTGTTTTCCTAGTGAAATCAGGTTACACTAAAAACAGAAGTCATGCTTACAACAGGCGGCTGTTTATCTTGTAAGTCACTAAAAGGATTGAGCATTGGTGCTTGTTTACTCAAGGTGCCACTGTCATTCACTTGAATTGTTCATTTTTCTGTGACACATGCTGGGCAGGTGGAACTGGATCAGTCAATTATATTGATTGACTATAATATgcctaaataaatatttgaatgaaaccCTGCATTACTGTATGATGCAATATAGTATAACAGTACGTACTGTGTTGTATGGGTGTGCTTGTGTCAATCACTCTGCATTGCAATGTGTATTCCCCAAAGTTAATGGATAACACTCATTCATTAAACAACGGTCATATTCTTCAGTTTGTACATGAGATATCGCACCATTATTGCGCGAGTTTGACCCTATTTAGAAGGAACAGGTTATCTATCCCCCAGCCCCTTGACTTTTTAATTCATTGGCTGTCACGAGTCCCGCCTCTACTACCCGGCCGGTAACTTCCTTTCGGCCGGGTCCTGTTTGTGCGCATGAGCATTGAAGTCTGTATGGGTCTAaattatttgcaatttttttttttttttttttttttttttttttttaactctcttgGAAAGAACATAATTTTTACCTGAATTACCAAGTTTGTTTAGCAAGAACTGCACACACAGGTATgcgattatattatattattactagtATTAATAAGTATGTAATCAGTCAGTCTGagctatttttaaatgtgcacgGGTGTTTTTGAAATAGGTGACATTTATTCTACTAGCCACGGGAGGTCAACTACATTGTAAATCCGTGATATTATTGTTACTGCGTATATCGatggaaaaatgtaatgtatgtatgtaatggtATTGCCTTATGATTACTGTATAAAGTACTGTAATGTATGCCTAATGATTATTTTCAGTAAAGTAAAAAATCATTGGTGTTACTTGTACGCTACACTACAGACCATGAAAGAATGGGAATGTGGATGTCTTCCTTTtgaattgtgttgtgtgtttgattCCTAGAGTGAGTGTTACACCAGACCTTGTCTTGCATTACTGCTAGCAGTACTGCATTTCCAAGTTTTAATGAAGTGTAAGTAGCAGGCTTAGTCGAAAATGCCTGGTCTCCAAGTGAACACAGGTGGTATGTTACAGTGGAAACAGTAACACTGATTTTCATTAGCAGTGTCAGACAAACAGGCAGCTACACTCCCTGAAATGTCAAATCTGAATTGGAAGCCTTTTATTTATGGAGGTCTGGCATCGATTGTTGCTGAGTTTGGTGagtaaagaaaatatatacagtaaagtagGTTTGTATTTGGGGACATTTCCCAATTCCTGGTCAAGACAAGTAACACTGAGCACCTTTTTCTAAATAGTAGGCTCCATTGCAATTCCATAAAACCCAGTTCAGTTActttttgcaagttttttttttctccaagtttGCTGGTAAATTATTATCAGGTGGTCTTTGCCATGTTTTCCACAGACTTTAACTTTTTACCAAACTGCGAGTATAAACATGTTAGTTAAATGGCTAGGAAATTTACTGCATCCTTATTGGCTGCCAACATTCCAATGACATAATGGTTAAAAGACTACAGCCAATGGTGCATATCTCATTTAATTCCAATCAGAAAAATCACAGTTTTTAAGATAAGAATGAGGCATTGTATGAGCTCAATAAAAGGTGTGCGTAGCACTGTGCCTTGTGCCTCACAATGTACCCGAGGCTTGGGTTGTGTCACTACAAACCACTCCTTGTGTGTTATTGCATACATATTCCAATGCACTAACCAGTAATAAAGGTGTAGTATTTGTGTACTTCACAACTTGGACTGTTGAAACCCATTAATTTGTATCAGAGTACAAAGGGTGAGACTTCTGCAATTGTCTTTGCAGGTACCTTTCCTATTGACCTCACCAAGACCCGGCTTCAGGTCCAGGGGCAGGCATTCAATGCCCATTACACAGAGATCCGGTACAAGGGTATGTTTCATGCCTTGCTGAGAATAGTGAGGGAAGAAGGTTGCCTTGCGCTTTACTCTGGGTAAGACATCTATACCTTTTTagttagttttagttttgtcaaactGGTCTCTTTTAAATGATGACAGTATTGATGTCTACCAATCACTGGACCCCGGTCTTGCGAACATTAATATATGCTTCCTCATTCCAAAAATAAACTCCATGCATAAAACGTCCTTGTGCAAGGCTGTAGGTGGCTGATTAGAAACAAATATAACTGCAGTATATGCTTATTGtggatgcttttattttttatagtaaaatTATTGTgattccctccccccccccccccaaatgcaGGATTTCACCAGCTCTCTTGCGACAGGCATCTTATGGCACGATTAAGATTGGCACTTACCAAACGTTGAAACGTTTGTTTGTAAGCCGTCCAGAAGGTTGGTGTTGATGGATCgttcttattttctttcaaatgttttttttttttttttttttaacccattctGTTCCTGGTTGCATTGATGTAAAACCTGTATGAAAAATAGTATTGAAACgttttcagttttcaaaatgtcagtaCGGTATGATTGTTTCTAGGAagggaattatttttttatacctacaGGTATGGGTAATTGTTAACATTAAGCAGGTTACATGCACAGTTTTTAATTCTGAGAGAGGTTcccacagaaaaaaagagaatctTAATAGTCATTGTCACAGATTTGGACAACTATTTCAGGATTGCTCACCCAACCCAAGGAGTCATAAAGATAAAAATGTGTTGTCTTCAGGCAAGAActtttgcttaaaaaaactgGTAACAGGGCTGGTATGTTTTCATTTTGCTAACAGAATGTGTTCCTTATATATTTAGTAGAGGGGCATTTCTTGTTAATGTCTTTGGCACACGTTTGGCCAGAGTGTATCACATTTCTTTGCCTGCAGAGGTAGCCATTTCCACAATCATTGCTTTCCTGATGATCTGTCTGAAAACGCCGTGGTCCACATTAAAGACATTGCAGATATAGTGAGCCATTTCATATCCCTTGGATGATGTAGTTTACTGTGTTCTAGAAGTCTCCTTGGAACTTAAACACAATACATACTTTACAAACGTCATGCTGGTGAGAGATAGTAGTACTAGTAACAAGCTCCAATGTTTGTCGACCTCAAAAGTAGAAAATGTTTGTGCATTGTGCACAAAACAAGTGTGGCTGTGAATAAAGAGTATTTGAAGTGTGTGATGAGGAAGTATATCAGAATAAAGAAGACCTTTAGCCAGCAGCAGTGGCCACAGCAAGGAGCACAAGAACATTatgttttgatataaaaaaaatacaagtctTAAAGAAATTGTTTGAACCCATACTTGatagcgcatatatatatatagcgcctttcatagtgtaccaccatcacaaagcgctttacaaaggtAGGCTGGGAATTACAATAGTACAttgatttagcatctcatccgtaggatggagcacaaggaggttaagctcagggtcacacagtgactcAGTCaggggcagaggtgggatttgaaccagtgaccttctggccCAGGactggaccacactacctccATAACATTTTCAatcttcttttataaaaaaatgggGTGAACCACTGTGTTTTGAATGCTTGTTTTGATACAGATTGAGGGTCCTCCTGTCAGTGTTACTATTGTTCTAACTTGATCCATTCTCCTCCTGTATCACCTCCTGTTTGATTACGGTGTGGCTAGAGAATTCGTTATTCCTGTTGAACGACAGTATAATCATTGTAGTCTGTCCTTAATTTCTTGCTTTAATGGATGCGGATATACAGCAATACAGTATCTCACATTTTTCACAGATTGTAAGTCAgcctaaataaacatatatagatTGTGTAGTATCATTTTCTTCCGGGACttgcatttaattatattttagctGGTAATTATTTTaaggttaactttttttttctaatgtctaataaatgtaatttaaaatagatACTGTAGTGTTTTGgtggatttttgtatttatttattttttagttctaATAAATGATAACCGTTTATTATTGATCCTGTTATATGAAGTATTGCTTgcatatgcattgttttttttctttttttaaacctgattctGAAGTCATTTGCTATTTTCAGATGAGACGATGGTTATCAACGTTTTCTGTGGGGTTGTGTCTGGGGTCATATCGTCTTCAATAGCCAACCCTACGGACGTACTGAAGGTAAGGCGTTCTGCACCCAAACCTCTGAAATCTGCTTCACAACAAACATAAGCCATTCTAAATacaaattccacaaaacaagACTTTTTCGTGAAGACTTGTTTCATCGTATTTCTGCCATACTGTATAAAAAGATTAGATTGTTAAAACCATTGCACAGCAGCTAAGGTCACACTGTCCAGTTGTATCTATTGCTTCAGACAGGACTGGAACATCAATTGGCTTGCACAAAGCTACTGCCTGTCCTGCTATTGGATTTAGGGCAACTGTTCTCCCCATTGCCATTATAAGTAGAATGCAATTCAGAGTCAAGGGACTCTCAACAAAAGTTTAAGCTTGTTTTTGCTTAGAATGGGATTCAAAGCACTTGAGCTCAGACAGCGTTTCTTTTCTTTGCTCCTTGCAGATACGCATGCAGGCTCAGGGGAGTCTGCTCCCAGGAAGCATGATTGCAAACTTCATTGATATCTACCAGCAGGAGGGAACTCGTGGGCTGTGGAGGGTAAGGAAAGAGATCCAGGCTTGTACTGTAGATATATTTTCAGTGGAAACTGATTGGAGATCAGTGGCTGCACTCATTGGTCTCTTCCACTTCGTAGATTTTGCTCCAGTGTTTGTGAAAAGGCCCTGACGTGTTTCTCATAAACCCAATAGGATTTATCCACGGCTTGTTAGTTTTAAGaaactgtttttcttgtttttgcatttgGAATTTGTGTGCCAGTAGTGTAGTCCAGAATGCCGTGCAGTACGAATTTGCCACATCTCCCTTCCCACTTTGCTTCCTGTAGGGCGTTATCCCCACTGCTCAGAGAGCAGCCATTGTTGTTGGTGTGGAACTTCCTGTCTATGACATCACCAAAAAGCATTTGATCCTCTCGGGTCTGATGGGCGACACCGTCCTTACACATTTCATGTGAGTATATTTGCAGCTTTGTTACAAAGCTAAATGAGTGAGAGCTTTATAATCTGTTACTGGTGTGACTAACTACTGCCCctttctccacacacacacgtatgATAATATTCGTTGTtctaataaatataattaacagGTCGAAAGATGTTTACTGGTGTATTAATAATGTACAGGCCCAGTTTTCTGTTAAACTATGATTGGTAAGTATGATTAGCACCAGACAGTAGTCCACTTTCAGCCCAGTCTCTGTCACCCTAATCCCCACCTCTGCAACCTGACACGTGCCTTTTCTGCAGTTCAACTCTTCCTTAAAGCCGCTCTAAGGACAGCAGCTCACAATTTAAATCGACAATGCATCCAAAAACTCAGGTCCACCATCCTTATTCCTTCTCAGATCCAGCTTCACATGTGGCCTGGCCGGAGCCCTGGCATCCAATCCAGTTGATGTGGTGCGAACGCGTATGATGAACCAGCGGGTCCTGGCTGGGAACACAGTGCTTTACAAGGGAACTCTGGATGGGCTGCTGCACACTTGGAAGAATGAGGGCTTTTTTGCGCTTTACAAAGGATTCTGGCCCAATTGGCTACGCCTGGGACCATGGAATATCATTgtatccttctttttttttttacattatgtttttctttaaaagcaatatttgtatttaatattatttcgCTATCATTTTGGCTGGTGTAGGGAAGCATCACTTCTGAAGGAATATAAACCATATGGATAATATTGCTACTCCGACATTTCTTTGAACATGTGTAGTCTTGTAATATTGCAATTCCTCCGCTAAGATTCTCACTTTAAACACAGTCACACTGAAAAAGTACAAACCTATGTGTCaagctgatgaaggcactagcttaAATTCTGGTCGACTAGACCATGCCTTGAATTTGAGCTTCACATCCCATAAATTGTATGCAGTGAGTGAAATCTGCAGGTTCCTTGTTCAAAGTGAGTTTTAGTGACCAGCAAGTGTTATATGTAGTCAGATTATTGTGATCTTTTCttccattattttatgttttccttAACTAGAGCCCTCAGTTTTTCATCACTTACGAGCAGCTGAAGAAACTCCCCTTGTAGTGACCAAACAAAACATGTGCTTGTTCTATTCTCCTGTGATTGGGGGAGTCAGCCTGGCATTGTCCTGCTTGCCTTCTCTATGAAACTCCCAAACGCAAAATGCAGGGATTTGCTGTTGCACTGGTCACAGTATGCCTCACAATCGTTTTCATTTgcgttgtatttgtattttatttaatattatttatttattgaggggAGTTGCGTTTGGACACAAATCAATTCAAAAGAATAAACCTTCTGTCGGGCTGCGTGGCATATCAAAGCATCTCTGTGGAGGTTGTATGAATGAAGAAGGTAGAGGATGACGAATGGTCGAAGGAAGGAAAGCAGGAAATGGTATTCCCATTTGAAAATTCTGATTGTTTTAACTTTTCATCTGTATTAATCAGGAATCAATTAAGCAGACCATCCTATGCTCTTCCATTAACTTGATGAGTTGTCCACCCTCTTTGCCTGATACCAAAAGGTCcccatttaaaaaacagactgcTTACATCTGCGTGACTGCAGTCGTCAAAAACCGTCCTCAGAGGCAGCTTTGTGGCACTGTCAGAATTTGTAGCTTCGTGTTCACGTGTAGATTGTTTGAGTCGCCATTACATACATGTTGAGGGTTTCCAATAATGTGGTCAGGGGAATTAATGAAGTTTGGTCAAGAAAGTCAAGACATTATTATAAGTAACTCTTACAGTGTTGTcgtagtttgtttttgtctgtaaCATGGCTTGTAGTTTGTTCTTTATGTTCAAGGGTTAGAATGTGCACAGGGGGAGGGCCAGGGTATCCtgggctcaccgcgcaccagcgacccctgtagtctggcatGGCGTCTGTGGGCTTCCCTGTAAGCTGTCCAGAACTGCGTTGTCCTCGGACGCTGTAGCTCTCCGGTGGCTGCattgtgggtctgcagtgtgaaaagaagcggtcggctgacggcacgcgCTTCGGagaacagcgtgtgttcgtcttcgccactcctggtcagcacgggggtggtagcgatgagctgagcctaaaaagaattggctattccaaattggaagaaaaaaatgataaaaacaattggcgactactaaatttaagtCGCCTGCAAAACTGTTACAATTTTATAACACAATATTACAATGCGTAAGAGTCGTGTTTGTGTGGAGAGAGAgcattagaaaaatatttttttatttttgtaaagttgtactgtgtttttttttgttttgttttttatacaataACTTGTGCACAGGAATAATAATGACCCCTGATTTGTAGTGAAGTCTGGGTCTGAGCTGGGGGTACAACAAACCAGTATTTCCTGGCTGTCCGTACTCAAACACAACTGTTACTGTACACTCCCTCCTAAAATGCCTTGCCATGTCTAAAGTCTGGGTGAGATCATTCTTCTTTATCTGTGAAACATCCTGATTCTTCTTCCTTAATTATCTTGTGAGTGGTGAAACGAGCTGCATGATTTCACATTGCTGTGCTTGGGGGGGTTTTCTTCACTAGCTGGCTGCTGTCCCATTATTGAGATGGTCTGTTTTGGGAGATCTGTTGCGTTTAAGCTGCCTTTGCACTTTTTAAATTGCTTCTGTG
This window harbors:
- the LOC121295317 gene encoding brain mitochondrial carrier protein 1 isoform X1; this translates as MSNLNWKPFIYGGLASIVAEFGTFPIDLTKTRLQVQGQAFNAHYTEIRYKGMFHALLRIVREEGCLALYSGISPALLRQASYGTIKIGTYQTLKRLFVSRPEDETMVINVFCGVVSGVISSSIANPTDVLKIRMQAQGSLLPGSMIANFIDIYQQEGTRGLWRGVIPTAQRAAIVVGVELPVYDITKKHLILSGLMGDTVLTHFISSFTCGLAGALASNPVDVVRTRMMNQRVLAGNTVLYKGTLDGLLHTWKNEGFFALYKGFWPNWLRLGPWNIIFFITYEQLKKLPL
- the LOC121295878 gene encoding glucose-dependent insulinotropic receptor-like, whose amino-acid sequence is MNHTIIAWILTVSSVLIIGTNLLIAAALLLLIHKKGSMSWYFVLNLAVADILVGIGVTGIATELFNAHASLTHKTGCLLRLACVTSPCAASILTMFLIAFDRYLAIKLPLRYINIMTTRTLAACLSGLWLFCFLMGFLPVMVKELQNEQNYDGFCALFLVVRPKDMIIVFCVAFFPVFLVFIFFYCDILKIAYSHERQIRETQRAGSHQAQTGHYTRDMKALRTVAILVGCFTISWTPFFMTSVVQAFCEGCHLYQVIENYLWLLGLSNSLLNPLVYAYWQQEVREQVGIMFAQMRSRIFPASATIARVVSVAHIPTEHNQGEGK
- the LOC121295317 gene encoding brain mitochondrial carrier protein 1 isoform X2 — protein: MFHALLRIVREEGCLALYSGISPALLRQASYGTIKIGTYQTLKRLFVSRPEDETMVINVFCGVVSGVISSSIANPTDVLKIRMQAQGSLLPGSMIANFIDIYQQEGTRGLWRGVIPTAQRAAIVVGVELPVYDITKKHLILSGLMGDTVLTHFISSFTCGLAGALASNPVDVVRTRMMNQRVLAGNTVLYKGTLDGLLHTWKNEGFFALYKGFWPNWLRLGPWNIIFFITYEQLKKLPL